A genomic segment from Solenopsis invicta isolate M01_SB chromosome 5, UNIL_Sinv_3.0, whole genome shotgun sequence encodes:
- the LOC105201917 gene encoding uncharacterized protein LOC105201917: MEQEPPYGKDLYVQLCEREDEIHKELNRRKTWKRVIQAKRKRIKALETFVNQTSPINEEDEADEQILAEKERWKEKYNTIKNYYEDEDKYPLVDKFIIKDEEEQPHYEISVSINVKDIRKNKDSKPRECILNYKIRKQTAIRTYGLDKEFTEGAEPQLTTGEINRNVTQQSIPTVSTSHTAVVTNIRATEMTATTTPLTTVMTTTKVKKNQK; this comes from the coding sequence ATGGAACAGGAGCCGCCATATGGAAAAGATTTGTATGTACAGCTGTGCGAACGTGAAGATGAAATTCACAAAGAATTGAACCGCAGGAAAACGTGGAAGCGGGTGATTCAAGCGAAGCGCAAGAGAATCAAGGCGCTTGAAACATTTGTGAATCAAACGTCGCCCATCAATGAAGAAGATGAAGCAGACGAGCAAATTTtagcagagaaagagagatggaaaGAAAAGTACAACACCATCAAAAATTATTACGAGGATGAAGATAAATACCCACTCGTTGACAAGTTTATCATTAAGGATGAGGAAGAACAGCCACATTATGAGATTAGTGTTTCAATTAATGTTAAGGatataagaaaaaacaaagacagCAAACCACGTGAATgtattttaaactataaaataagaaaacaaacaGCGATAAGGACTTATGGCTTGGATAAAGAATTCACCGAAGGAGCAGAACCACAACTGACAACAGGGGAGATAAATAGAAATGTAACACAGCAATCAATACCCACAGTTTCCACAAGCCACACCGCAGTTGTGACAAATATAAGAGCTACAGAAATGACAGCCACAACTACACCACTCACAACAGTGATGACCACAACAAAAGTAAAGAAGAATCAAAAATGA
- the LOC120357724 gene encoding uncharacterized protein LOC120357724, whose protein sequence is MKFLDSFVKSRKTYTNITPRGTHFISNIPKTKCILQKSKPVETINSISAPSEVLKSSSPLSILSSSSSVPSSPSLSSTPSLSPSINENSSLIQSCIKSTPENKAILSSMQPCIKFMPGNKKNKAKCTIMQEADEVDKSFMNLSSVMSQHFSGKQKMDEDDVFSSTIAFQLRKIEEPRKAPLKGKIMKILYEF, encoded by the exons ATGAAATTTTTGGATTCTTTTGTTAAAAGCAGGAA aacttaTACAAACATTACACCACGAGgaacacattttatttctaatataccCAAAACcaaatgtattttacaaaagaGTAAGCCAGTTGAAACTATTAATAG CATTTCTGCTCCATCTGAGGTATTAAAATCTTCATCACCATTATCAATACTGTCGTCTTCATCATCTGTACCTTCATCTCCATCTCTATCTTCAACCCCATCTTTATCGCCaagtattaatgaaaattcGTCATTAATACAATCATGCATAAAATCTACGCcagaaaataaagcaattttgtCATCAATGCAACCATGCATAAAATTTATgccaggaaataaaaaaaacaaagcaaAATGTACAATTATGCAAGAAGCGGACGAAGTTGACAAATCGTTTATGAATTTATCATCTGTTATGTCTCAACATTTCTCAGGTAAACAAAAAATGGATGAAGATGATGTTTTTAGTAGCACAATTGCATTTCAATTACGTAAAATAGAAGAACCACGGAAGGCACCATTGAAAGGAAAGATTATGAAGATTTTATATgagttttaa